From Aedes albopictus strain Foshan chromosome 1, AalbF5, whole genome shotgun sequence, one genomic window encodes:
- the LOC109399938 gene encoding uncharacterized protein LOC109399938 codes for MPSASKNKMIGPWSRSESSGSMFLSNNNNADNLVKLYSRTAPTSPHWTPMTSRHNSPPMPSSPLSSSPPSTLRRNYSSTFMLIPEDRAVDQVSMPEPAPSNTHSNGMHHKEDPADKYRISNGRIVLRLILWWPLLMIAIAQRILGVMMQLSWRPFLMAAPAFWLSACLWMFWKVIALPLACLKWVLVAMHTPAHERNRKKRTILISCGSTIQSLHLARNFYKSGARVVVFEFEGLFGLARFSTAVSKFYTIQRPTPETASEYISALCEIVEKEQPTHYIPVCATSAAHYDALAKPHLELRGCSSFIPGAQETSVLDDILQVMKKCEFNQIALPPHQVISNKEELYRLYENGWLSGYRNVLVSTGLLGVLERTKYILPMNRRELKLNYEISEMQKWVVIRDVIGDHYVTCTTVKDSQVVANVTCIIQNDTRSLVPEDNTEIEDWLKDFFRKVRLQRPLNGHISFRLAKCQSSGEILPLGIRVGVSLPYICYTGVHSKVICKPCPHFNRQNSGPLVQDGGRYWIHETVMKAVRRPSIDAVQQLIGTVIDKREALFVYWDPLPYCAYYHFQLPFNSVKTFLHKRQRGRTMPRAAAPVQ; via the coding sequence ATGCCCTCTGCGAGCAAGAACAAGATGATCGGCCCTTGGAGCCGCAGTGAAAGTAGTGGGAGTATGTTCCTGTCGAACAATAACAATGCGGACAATCTGGTGAAACTGTACTCGCGAACAGCTCCAACCAGCCCTCATTGGACTCCAATGACGTCCCGACACAACTCGCCACCAATGCCGAGTTCTCCGCTATCGTCGTCGCCACCATCGACACTGCGCCGGAACTACTCCAGCACCTTTATGTTGATCCCAGAAGATCGTGCCGTAGATCAAGTGTCAATGCCTGAACCAGCACCGTCGAACACGCACAGTAATGGAATGCACCACAAGGAAGACCCCGCTGATAAATACCGTATTTCCAATGGAAGGATTGTACTCCGCTTGATCCTTTGGTGGCCCTTGCTGATGATCGCTATCGCTCAACGGATACTTGGAGTAATGATGCAACTATCCTGGCGCCCGTTCCTGATGGCAGCCCCAGCTTTCTGGCTCTCGGCCTGTCTTTGGATGTTCTGGAAGGTGATCGCTCTACCTCTGGCTTGTCTCAAGTGGGTCCTGGTCGCAATGCACACCCCGGCCCACGAGCGAAACCGCAAGAAAAGAACAATCCTGATCAGTTGTGGAAGCACCATTCAATCGTTACACTTGGCACGAAATTTCTACAAATCCGGAGCACGGGTCGTCGTGTTCGAGTTTGAAGGCCTCTTTGGACTGGCGAGATTTTCCACTGCGGTAAGCAAGTTCTACACGATCCAACGACCAACGCCAGAAACGGCCAGTGAATACATTTCGGCGCTATGCGAAATTGTTGAAAAGGAACAACCCACACATTATATTCCGGTTTGCGCAACTAGTGCCGCCCACTACGACGCCTTGGCGAAACCGCATCTGGAGCTCCGAGGTTGCTCCAGTTTCATACCTGGAGCGCAGGAAACCTCGGTGCTTGACGACATTCTTCAGGTAATGAAGAAATGTGAGTTCAACCAGATTGCGCTGCCTCCGCATCAGGTGATAAGCAACAAGGAAGAATTGTATCGCCTGTATGAAAATGGATGGCTTTCCGGCTATCGTAACGTATTGGTCTCTACCGGATTGCTGGGTGTTTTGGAGCGTACCAAGTACATATTACCGATGAACCGTCGTGAACTGAAGCTGAACTATGAAATCAGTGAAATGCAGAAGTGGGTCGTCATCAGAGATGTCATCGGAGACCATTACGTAACTTGCACAACGGTAAAGGATTCCCAAGTAGTTGCGAACGTGACTTGTATCATTCAGAACGACACACGCAGCTTGGTCCCGGAAGACAACACCGAAATCGAGGATtggttgaaggatttttttcgaaaagtccGACTCCAACGTCCACTCAACGGACACATAAGCTTCCGATTGGCCAAATGTCAATCCAGCGGGGAGATCCTACCATTGGGCATTCGAGTTGGAGTGTCCCTCCCTTACATTTGCTACACCGGTGTCCATTCGAAGGTCATCTGCAAGCCATGTCCGCATTTCAATCGGCAAAATTCGGGTCCTCTGGTCCAGGATGGAGGACGGTATTGGATCCACGAGACAGTTATGAAGGCAGTTCGCCGGCCAAGCATTGATGCCGTTCAGCAGTTGATCGGAACCGTGATCGACAAACGGGAAGCTCTGTTCGTCTATTGGGATCCGCTGCCATATTGTGCCTACTACCACTTCCAGTTGCCGTTCAACTCGGTCAAGACTTTCCTGCATAAGCGACAGCGAGGGCGAACGATGCCACGTGCCGCTGCGCCGGTGCAATGA